A window of the Flavobacterium sangjuense genome harbors these coding sequences:
- the rffA gene encoding dTDP-4-amino-4,6-dideoxygalactose transaminase, translating to MIPFNKPYLTGKEIVYIEDAVKKGKISGNGYYTQRCHDFFEKKYGFNKCLLTTSCTDALEMAAILINIKEGDEVIMPSFTFVSTANAFVLRGAKIVFADSRSDHPGMDEEKLEALITAKTKAIVPVHYAGVACDMDKIMSLAHQYNLFVIEDAAQAIDSFYTGKDGIRKPLGSIGHLAAFSFHETKNIISGEGGMLVINDKSFAQRAEIIWEKGTNRSAFFRGEVDKYSWVDIGSSFLPSEIVAAFLWAQLENIEDIQKVRISHWEKYYNELQDWALKNEITLPVVPSYATNNGHMFYLVCKSIEQRQAIIDKLKSKDILAVFHYISLHSSVFNKTNNIIPELNQSDKYSDCLLRLPFFYELNIREIIEAL from the coding sequence ATGATTCCCTTCAACAAACCTTATCTCACTGGTAAAGAAATAGTCTACATTGAAGATGCTGTAAAAAAAGGCAAGATTTCGGGTAATGGTTATTATACCCAACGTTGTCATGATTTTTTTGAAAAGAAGTATGGCTTTAATAAGTGTTTGTTGACGACTTCGTGTACGGATGCACTTGAAATGGCCGCCATTTTGATTAATATTAAAGAAGGAGATGAGGTAATCATGCCTTCTTTTACGTTTGTTTCTACAGCTAATGCTTTTGTATTGCGTGGAGCCAAAATTGTTTTTGCTGACAGCAGATCGGATCATCCGGGAATGGATGAAGAAAAACTGGAAGCACTTATTACAGCAAAGACAAAAGCCATAGTGCCGGTTCATTATGCCGGAGTAGCTTGTGATATGGATAAAATCATGAGTCTGGCTCATCAATACAATTTGTTTGTCATTGAAGATGCAGCTCAAGCCATTGACAGCTTTTATACCGGTAAAGACGGAATTAGGAAACCACTGGGTTCTATAGGTCATTTGGCTGCATTCTCATTTCATGAAACTAAAAATATAATTTCAGGAGAAGGCGGAATGTTAGTCATTAACGATAAAAGCTTTGCTCAAAGAGCCGAAATAATTTGGGAAAAGGGGACTAATCGGTCTGCTTTTTTCAGAGGCGAAGTAGATAAATACAGCTGGGTTGATATTGGATCCAGCTTTTTACCATCCGAAATAGTAGCTGCTTTTCTTTGGGCACAATTGGAGAACATTGAAGATATCCAAAAAGTGAGAATTTCACATTGGGAAAAATATTATAATGAACTTCAAGATTGGGCTTTAAAAAATGAGATAACACTTCCTGTAGTTCCATCCTATGCCACCAATAATGGACATATGTTTTATCTGGTTTGTAAGTCGATAGAACAAAGACAGGCAATTATTGATAAATTGAAAAGCAAAGATATACTGGCTGTTTTTCACTATATCAGTTTGCACAGTAGCGTTTTTAATAAAACTAATAATATAATTCCCGAATTAAACCAAAGCGATAAGTACTCTGATTGCTTATTGAGATTGCCATTTTTTTATGAATTAAATATTCGGGAAATAATCGAAGCCTTATGA
- a CDS encoding LbetaH domain-containing protein, whose protein sequence is MKYNNIDADEIVIGKNTIIEPSAKIRGVSGKAKKIVIGDNCYIGENVQIICDDFALGDYSKIQHNTNVHGYLPCHIGHNAWIGQFTIIDSIGGTTIGNNCGIGAHSQIWSHIKYGDTLEGCRFLTEKPMIIGNDVWFVGHCIVSPIVAEDKSMAMVGSVITKNMSFNEIYAGSPAKSISDKIGFQFETVSIEDKLAKMKLYLNEWDSSCQKIKLVTDNSEIDFSDSGRTYFNVADRTYTKTGSNEEVSFMKFLLPAKAKFVPISNQ, encoded by the coding sequence ATGAAGTATAATAATATTGATGCGGATGAAATAGTCATAGGCAAAAATACCATCATCGAACCTTCGGCTAAAATTAGAGGCGTTAGCGGTAAAGCAAAAAAAATAGTAATTGGAGACAACTGTTATATAGGCGAAAATGTTCAGATAATCTGTGATGACTTTGCTTTAGGCGACTATTCCAAAATACAACACAATACCAATGTTCACGGCTACTTACCTTGTCATATTGGACATAATGCCTGGATAGGACAATTTACCATAATTGATTCTATTGGAGGAACCACCATTGGAAACAATTGCGGAATTGGAGCACATTCCCAAATTTGGAGCCACATTAAGTATGGAGACACACTCGAAGGTTGTCGTTTTTTAACAGAAAAACCAATGATAATTGGAAACGATGTTTGGTTCGTCGGGCATTGTATAGTGTCGCCAATAGTTGCCGAAGATAAATCAATGGCGATGGTTGGTTCGGTAATTACAAAAAACATGAGTTTTAACGAAATTTATGCCGGTTCTCCAGCCAAATCAATATCAGATAAAATTGGTTTTCAGTTTGAAACGGTTAGCATTGAAGACAAACTTGCTAAAATGAAATTGTATCTCAACGAATGGGATAGTTCCTGTCAAAAAATTAAGTTGGTTACAGACAATTCCGAAATTGATTTCTCTGATTCCGGACGTACTTATTTTAACGTAGCAGACAGAACCTATACCAAAACCGGGAGCAATGAAGAAGTTAGTTTTATGAAGTTTTTACTTCCGGCAAAGGCTAAATTTGTACCGATTAGTAATCAATAA
- a CDS encoding acyltransferase family protein translates to MKIKQLFFLNGLNELRAIAALLVVLHHIELNNTINSFHSNFSFSNYFIGNIGQNGVFLFFVLSGFLISYLLLLEKEKNQTIQLKKFFLRRIYRIWPLYYFVFAIAVILIPLLATNFDIFKEDPLSYNQIIDTHNYGIKGILFYLFFMPNVALWSGYLMVGCSQAWSVGVEEQFYLIWPLLILFLNRKIIIRVFLLLFFVFPIAIFLAKNGFIPYPFSVIMVSIPFHFMAIGSIGGYFFFYKKELVERYTKSKFLYALIVMLILLFVSVPVFRIEVQEIVVSLLFLALILCSINDKNPIVFRNKQFAFLGKISYGIYMYHTFVMFLVFPFINKFYTYNQNGFIYNLLIYPLIFIITILISYLSYKYFESKFIEIKDSKYKTV, encoded by the coding sequence ATGAAAATAAAACAACTTTTTTTTTTAAACGGATTAAATGAACTAAGAGCGATTGCCGCTCTTTTGGTTGTTTTGCATCATATTGAACTGAATAATACTATAAATTCATTTCACAGTAATTTTAGCTTTAGTAATTATTTTATAGGCAATATTGGCCAAAATGGCGTTTTCTTATTTTTTGTTTTAAGCGGATTTTTGATAAGCTATTTGTTGTTATTAGAAAAAGAAAAAAATCAGACAATCCAATTGAAAAAATTCTTTTTAAGGAGAATTTACAGAATATGGCCGTTGTATTATTTTGTTTTTGCAATAGCTGTAATTTTGATTCCATTATTAGCTACCAATTTTGATATTTTTAAAGAAGACCCCTTGTCTTATAATCAAATAATTGACACCCATAATTACGGAATTAAAGGCATATTGTTTTATTTGTTTTTTATGCCAAATGTTGCTTTATGGTCGGGATATTTAATGGTTGGTTGTTCTCAGGCTTGGTCTGTTGGTGTAGAAGAACAATTTTATCTAATCTGGCCATTACTAATTTTATTTCTCAATAGAAAAATAATAATACGGGTTTTCCTTTTGTTGTTTTTTGTTTTTCCAATAGCGATTTTCTTGGCTAAAAATGGTTTTATTCCTTACCCATTTTCGGTTATTATGGTATCAATTCCATTTCATTTTATGGCCATCGGTTCTATCGGAGGTTATTTTTTCTTTTACAAAAAGGAACTTGTTGAACGATATACAAAATCAAAATTCCTATACGCTTTAATAGTAATGCTGATTTTACTTTTTGTTTCCGTGCCGGTTTTCAGAATTGAAGTTCAGGAAATAGTGGTTAGCCTTCTTTTTTTGGCTTTGATTTTATGCAGTATAAACGATAAAAATCCAATCGTTTTCAGAAATAAGCAGTTCGCATTCCTGGGGAAGATATCCTATGGGATTTATATGTACCACACTTTTGTGATGTTTCTGGTGTTTCCTTTTATCAATAAATTTTATACCTACAATCAAAATGGTTTTATTTATAACCTTTTAATTTATCCATTAATTTTTATTATTACAATATTAATTAGTTATTTGTCCTATAAATACTTTGAATCCAAATTCATAGAAATTAAAGATTCAAAATATAAAACAGTTTAA
- a CDS encoding glycosyltransferase family 2 protein — MKLSIVSPVYKAETIIPSLVERIEKSIAKITDDYEILLVEDCGPDNSWRVIEKIAATNSRVKGIKLSKNFGQHPAINAGLSLAKGDWIVVMDCDLQDQPEEIEKLYSKAMEGFQIVLAKRSNRKDGFLKKLSSKFFFKVYSYLTDTKFDNSIANFGIYDKKVITEVLEMNDYIKSFPLFVNWVGFNSATVEVEHAERASGKSSYSYSKLLSLAFNTIISFSNKPLKLFVKFGMAMSLISFLVGIVTIFRYFSGEISVLGYSSLMVSIWFLSGVIITIIGIVGIYIGKIFDQTKGRKPFVIQKTVNYEV; from the coding sequence ATGAAATTATCAATAGTATCGCCGGTTTATAAAGCCGAAACGATTATTCCGAGTTTGGTAGAAAGAATTGAAAAATCAATTGCCAAAATAACGGATGATTATGAAATTTTATTAGTTGAAGACTGTGGTCCTGATAATTCGTGGCGCGTTATCGAAAAGATTGCTGCTACTAATTCGAGAGTAAAGGGAATCAAATTAAGCAAAAACTTCGGTCAGCATCCAGCTATCAATGCCGGACTTTCTCTTGCAAAAGGCGATTGGATAGTGGTTATGGATTGTGATTTGCAAGACCAGCCCGAAGAAATCGAAAAGCTTTACAGTAAAGCAATGGAAGGATTTCAAATTGTCCTCGCTAAAAGAAGTAACCGAAAAGATGGTTTTTTAAAAAAGCTTTCGTCTAAATTTTTCTTCAAAGTATATAGTTATTTAACCGATACTAAGTTTGACAACTCCATTGCTAATTTTGGTATTTATGACAAAAAAGTAATAACCGAAGTTTTAGAGATGAATGATTATATAAAATCATTTCCTTTGTTTGTCAATTGGGTTGGTTTTAACTCGGCAACCGTCGAGGTAGAACACGCCGAAAGAGCTTCCGGGAAATCTTCCTATAGTTATTCAAAATTATTAAGTCTTGCTTTTAATACCATTATTTCCTTTTCCAATAAGCCTTTAAAATTATTTGTGAAGTTTGGTATGGCCATGTCATTAATTTCTTTTTTGGTTGGGATAGTGACTATTTTCAGATATTTTTCAGGTGAAATTAGTGTTTTAGGGTATAGTTCGCTGATGGTTTCTATATGGTTTTTATCAGGTGTTATTATAACAATTATTGGTATAGTAGGCATTTATATTGGTAAAATATTTGACCAAACCAAGGGAAGAAAACCATTTGTAATTCAAAAAACGGTTAACTATGAAGTATAA
- a CDS encoding glycosyltransferase family 4 protein: MKIAFLTPEFPHPKMGPAGGIGTSILNLSKGLIGLGHEVSVLVYGQKEDGFFVEDGISFYSIKNVKLKGFSRLLTQNKIQKLINKLVKESKIEILEAADWTGITSNIKPKCPVVIRLNGSDTYFCHLDNRPVKFWNKFHEKRALQNANGLLSVSQYTAAVTKELFSLERDFTIIPNSIDINKFSESVANVEENTILYFGTLIRKKGLLELPLIFNEVYKQNNAAKLILIGRDSSDIISANVSTWTMMQSLFDGNALKNVNYIGSVAYDKIREHISSASVCVFPTFAEALPVSWIEAMALKKAIVASDIGWATEVIDDGVNGFLVHPKNHKMYADKVLELLENKELRNQFGTEARKKVEQKFSIEVVAKQSLAFYQEELNKHK, encoded by the coding sequence ATGAAAATTGCTTTTCTAACACCAGAATTTCCACATCCAAAAATGGGTCCGGCTGGCGGAATTGGAACAAGTATTTTGAATCTTTCCAAAGGATTGATTGGGTTAGGGCATGAAGTAAGTGTTTTAGTGTATGGTCAAAAAGAAGACGGCTTTTTTGTAGAAGACGGAATTTCTTTTTACAGCATTAAAAACGTAAAACTAAAAGGATTTTCCAGACTTTTAACTCAAAATAAAATTCAAAAACTAATTAATAAGCTGGTCAAAGAAAGCAAAATTGAAATCCTTGAGGCCGCAGACTGGACAGGAATAACGTCTAATATAAAGCCAAAATGCCCGGTTGTTATCCGTCTGAATGGTTCAGATACTTATTTTTGTCATTTGGATAATCGTCCGGTAAAATTTTGGAACAAATTTCATGAAAAACGTGCGTTGCAAAATGCTAATGGGTTACTTTCCGTTAGTCAATACACGGCAGCTGTAACCAAAGAATTATTTTCATTGGAGCGCGATTTTACGATTATTCCCAACTCCATTGATATTAATAAGTTCTCGGAAAGCGTAGCTAATGTTGAGGAGAATACCATTTTATATTTTGGAACTTTAATTAGAAAAAAGGGACTTTTAGAATTACCATTGATTTTTAACGAAGTGTATAAGCAAAACAATGCCGCCAAATTAATTTTGATTGGCCGTGATTCTTCGGATATTATTTCGGCAAATGTTTCCACTTGGACGATGATGCAATCGTTATTTGATGGAAACGCTTTGAAAAATGTGAATTATATTGGCAGTGTTGCTTATGACAAAATCAGGGAACATATTAGTTCGGCTTCCGTTTGTGTTTTTCCAACCTTTGCCGAAGCATTACCAGTTTCCTGGATAGAAGCCATGGCGCTAAAAAAAGCAATTGTTGCCTCCGATATTGGTTGGGCAACCGAAGTTATAGATGACGGAGTAAATGGTTTTTTAGTGCATCCCAAAAATCATAAAATGTATGCTGATAAAGTTTTAGAATTACTTGAAAATAAGGAGTTAAGAAACCAATTTGGCACAGAAGCCAGAAAGAAAGTGGAACAAAAATTTAGCATTGAAGTAGTTGCCAAACAAAGTTTAGCATTTTATCAGGAAGAATTAAACAAGCATAAATGA
- a CDS encoding class I SAM-dependent methyltransferase — protein MKTQEEIIEINKKQKDFYNYKSDKKNLPTRIWYYFREKTLKKIRKDIGILSESYEIHKTWFGDLSNKKVLDLGCFAGNHWSLYMAENSKEFIGLDLSDVAIARLAERIKPYPNAKAVAADFLSETDFPDKDFDIIYAYGVLHHFQNPDVLIAKLDEKLAPGGVVISYDPLETSLPIKIMRVLYRPFQSDKDWEWPFTKKTYFKFAKTFNIVERHGLLGQAKWYFIMNFIPFLSEEKKQSIGKKWHKKDWDLSAKSDSQLFKCMHLTMLMQKK, from the coding sequence ATGAAAACTCAGGAAGAAATCATAGAAATCAATAAAAAGCAAAAAGATTTTTATAATTATAAAAGTGATAAAAAAAACTTGCCAACCCGAATTTGGTATTATTTCAGAGAGAAAACACTAAAAAAAATCAGAAAAGATATAGGCATTCTTAGCGAATCCTATGAAATACATAAAACGTGGTTTGGCGATTTGTCCAATAAAAAAGTATTGGATTTAGGTTGTTTTGCCGGCAATCACTGGAGTTTGTATATGGCTGAAAACAGCAAGGAATTTATTGGTCTTGATTTGAGTGATGTTGCCATAGCAAGGCTAGCCGAAAGAATTAAACCATACCCAAACGCTAAAGCTGTTGCTGCTGATTTTCTTTCGGAAACCGATTTCCCGGATAAAGATTTTGACATCATTTATGCTTATGGTGTTTTGCATCATTTTCAAAATCCGGATGTTTTAATAGCCAAACTTGATGAAAAATTAGCACCTGGTGGTGTTGTTATAAGTTATGATCCTTTAGAAACCAGTTTGCCAATCAAAATTATGCGTGTTCTGTATCGCCCGTTTCAATCGGATAAAGATTGGGAATGGCCGTTTACTAAAAAAACGTATTTTAAATTCGCTAAAACTTTTAATATTGTTGAGCGTCACGGACTTTTAGGCCAGGCCAAATGGTATTTTATTATGAATTTTATTCCCTTCTTATCTGAAGAGAAAAAACAAAGCATTGGAAAAAAATGGCATAAAAAAGATTGGGATTTGTCTGCGAAATCAGACAGCCAATTATTTAAATGTATGCATTTGACTATGTTAATGCAAAAAAAATAA
- a CDS encoding glycosyltransferase family 2 protein, with product MNFTLIVCTYMRPVPLLNLLNSVKQQTFYPNEILIIDGSTNSETEEVLGKNHFENLKYFRVPPEHRGLTKQRNFGVSKVANDSAIICFLDDDTVLAPNYFEEIIKVYTVFPDALGVGGYINNETKWEKVAEDYVPTIKEFAYDGWKQNDGSRFVLRKRFGLDSDTKPGFLPEFSNGRSISFLPPSAKIYEVEQLMGGVSSFKKSVFDTFAFSTYFEGYGLYEDADFTLRLSKTGKLYVNTNAQLGHFHDESGRPNKYQYGKMVVRNGWYVWRVKYPNPSLKAKFKWNAIVLLLTFIRFTNIFTTNKRQEAFTESLGRMVGWFSLWFDKPKIKS from the coding sequence ATGAATTTCACTCTGATAGTTTGCACCTATATGCGTCCTGTTCCTTTGCTGAATCTGTTGAATTCAGTAAAGCAGCAAACATTTTATCCGAATGAAATTCTAATAATCGATGGTTCAACAAACAGTGAAACGGAAGAGGTTTTGGGAAAAAATCATTTTGAAAATTTGAAATATTTCCGAGTTCCGCCAGAGCATAGAGGCTTAACCAAGCAACGTAATTTTGGCGTTTCAAAAGTGGCCAACGATTCAGCAATTATTTGCTTTTTGGATGATGATACGGTTTTGGCACCAAATTATTTTGAAGAAATCATCAAAGTATATACTGTTTTTCCTGATGCACTTGGTGTTGGCGGTTATATAAACAACGAAACAAAATGGGAAAAAGTAGCTGAGGATTATGTTCCAACTATAAAAGAGTTTGCCTATGATGGTTGGAAACAAAATGATGGAAGCCGGTTTGTTTTAAGAAAAAGATTTGGATTAGACAGTGATACAAAGCCTGGATTTTTACCCGAATTCTCTAATGGTAGAAGCATTAGTTTTTTACCACCATCAGCTAAAATATATGAAGTAGAGCAATTAATGGGAGGCGTTTCTTCTTTCAAAAAATCGGTCTTTGATACGTTTGCATTTTCTACTTATTTTGAAGGTTATGGCTTGTATGAAGATGCCGATTTTACGCTTCGACTTTCCAAAACAGGTAAATTATATGTCAATACAAATGCACAACTCGGACATTTTCATGACGAATCAGGAAGACCTAACAAATACCAATATGGTAAAATGGTAGTTAGAAATGGCTGGTATGTTTGGCGCGTTAAATATCCAAATCCTTCTTTGAAAGCCAAATTTAAATGGAATGCCATCGTATTATTGTTGACTTTTATTAGATTTACCAATATATTTACAACAAACAAAAGGCAAGAAGCTTTTACCGAGTCATTAGGAAGAATGGTCGGTTGGTTTAGTTTGTGGTTCGACAAACCAAAGATTAAATCGTAA
- a CDS encoding glycosyltransferase family 2 protein: MIVLKEYTTKKGEQILYSGNPNFDSLEELSEGVGDIWHSSFEQGYKNAFPELVYQTATFFWFLKDFDNLDVCVSWRVNPNNFAVRKSVWEALKGFDADYKNSQMQALDFGYNALRISGAIPLYVKGLFESDAKEKITISAKDRYTFFIKNFKIDHSIFMIYREGFWKFKEWNAFFYARKNYKKSGAKPILTPRELKPIQGSPTVSYIIPTMMRQDFTLNLLDDLSKQSYKPTQVVIVDATPVDQRDASLYNQTNYSFELIVKWQETKGSCRARNEAIALCNGDYVIFGDDDIRLPADYVQNHISFLQTYGAGACNGLDIRADHQKQNLDDLKHKLDNYGHGRFLSGVAQIYNNANNCVKKEYVDALVGNDVNYDGGYGEDIDYGFDLLKAGVIVLQNPYSTNLHLKPPVGGYRFWGNQAKITGKKRKKQPWELDTPVKWIRPVPSPTLMYYYYKQFGKETVNEYRHKYFFLFLFKGPKLSMPLRFLKMPYRQLQFNKSIFYAKKLLKLGKRTQ, from the coding sequence ATGATAGTACTCAAAGAATATACTACAAAGAAAGGCGAGCAAATCCTTTATAGCGGAAACCCGAATTTTGACAGTTTAGAAGAATTGTCAGAAGGAGTTGGGGATATTTGGCACAGCTCTTTTGAACAAGGATATAAAAATGCTTTCCCTGAATTGGTATATCAAACAGCTACTTTTTTTTGGTTTCTTAAAGACTTTGACAATCTGGATGTTTGTGTTAGTTGGAGAGTGAATCCAAATAATTTTGCCGTACGTAAATCGGTTTGGGAAGCGCTGAAAGGATTTGATGCTGATTATAAAAACAGTCAAATGCAGGCATTGGATTTTGGTTACAATGCGTTGCGGATTAGTGGTGCAATTCCACTTTATGTTAAAGGATTGTTTGAAAGTGATGCGAAAGAAAAAATTACAATTTCTGCCAAAGACCGATATACTTTTTTTATTAAAAACTTCAAAATTGACCATTCGATTTTCATGATTTACCGTGAAGGTTTTTGGAAATTTAAAGAATGGAATGCCTTTTTTTACGCTAGGAAAAATTACAAAAAATCTGGTGCGAAACCTATCCTTACGCCACGTGAACTGAAGCCGATTCAGGGAAGCCCGACAGTGAGTTATATCATTCCGACGATGATGCGGCAGGATTTTACTTTAAACTTATTAGATGATTTGTCTAAACAGAGTTATAAACCCACTCAAGTTGTTATCGTTGACGCAACACCAGTTGACCAAAGAGATGCCAGCTTGTATAATCAGACTAATTATTCATTCGAATTGATTGTAAAATGGCAGGAAACAAAAGGAAGTTGCAGAGCCCGAAATGAGGCCATTGCGTTATGTAATGGCGATTATGTGATTTTTGGTGATGATGATATCAGATTGCCAGCAGATTATGTTCAGAACCACATTAGTTTTTTACAAACCTATGGTGCCGGAGCATGTAACGGACTTGATATTCGGGCTGATCATCAAAAACAAAATCTGGATGATCTGAAGCATAAACTGGATAATTATGGTCACGGAAGATTCTTGTCGGGTGTTGCCCAAATCTATAATAATGCTAATAATTGTGTCAAAAAAGAATATGTTGATGCCTTGGTTGGAAACGATGTAAACTATGATGGTGGCTATGGAGAAGATATCGATTATGGGTTTGATTTATTAAAAGCTGGTGTCATTGTACTTCAAAATCCATATTCCACAAATTTGCATTTGAAACCTCCGGTTGGTGGTTATCGTTTTTGGGGAAATCAGGCAAAAATAACTGGGAAGAAAAGGAAAAAACAACCATGGGAACTTGATACTCCGGTAAAATGGATTCGTCCCGTTCCGAGCCCGACATTGATGTATTATTACTATAAACAATTTGGCAAAGAAACGGTAAACGAATACCGGCATAAATACTTTTTCCTGTTTCTTTTTAAAGGTCCAAAATTGTCAATGCCTTTGCGATTTTTGAAAATGCCATACCGACAATTACAGTTTAACAAATCTATTTTTTATGCCAAGAAGCTTCTGAAACTTGGTAAAAGAACCCAATAA
- a CDS encoding glycosyltransferase has translation MRTVQIIDSLEIGGAEKMAINYANALSVTNEFSGLVATRAEGKLKNQLSDSVSYLFLKKKATIDFGAVFRLRKYCKENKVEFLQPHSSSYFTALLVKFVYPKVKIIWHDHNGLSEFISSEKSFALKIASFFFKGIIVVNYKLKAWAEKELNCQNVIYLPNFTTIDNAASTETVLKGESGKKILCLANLRDQKNHFLLLEVAEKLKQSHPDWSFHLVGKDFEDDYSANVRAAIVNKNLEENVFIYGSKNDIKNIINQSDIAILTSKSEGLPIALIEYGLSKKPVVSTKVGEIPLIIKDGINGFIVDVNEADLFYQKLVRFIDENDLRIQMGNSLHQTILENNSEEGVIAKYLNWVLSL, from the coding sequence ATGAGAACAGTTCAAATTATTGACTCATTAGAAATTGGCGGAGCCGAAAAAATGGCAATTAATTATGCTAATGCACTTTCTGTTACCAATGAGTTTTCAGGTTTAGTTGCCACAAGAGCTGAAGGAAAATTGAAAAATCAGTTGAGTGATTCGGTTTCGTATCTTTTCTTAAAGAAAAAGGCAACTATTGATTTTGGTGCTGTTTTTAGATTAAGAAAGTATTGCAAGGAAAACAAAGTCGAATTTCTTCAGCCACATAGCAGCTCTTATTTCACAGCCTTATTGGTTAAATTTGTTTACCCAAAAGTCAAAATAATCTGGCATGACCACAATGGTTTGAGTGAATTTATCAGCTCTGAAAAATCATTTGCGTTAAAGATTGCCTCTTTTTTTTTCAAGGGTATCATTGTGGTAAATTACAAGCTCAAAGCATGGGCAGAAAAAGAGTTGAATTGCCAAAACGTAATTTATTTGCCTAATTTTACCACTATTGATAACGCTGCGAGTACTGAAACTGTTTTAAAAGGAGAATCGGGGAAAAAGATACTCTGTCTCGCCAATTTACGAGATCAAAAGAATCACTTTTTGTTGCTGGAAGTAGCCGAAAAGTTGAAGCAATCGCATCCGGATTGGTCATTTCATTTAGTGGGAAAAGATTTTGAAGATGACTATTCAGCCAATGTCAGAGCAGCAATTGTAAATAAGAATTTAGAAGAAAATGTTTTTATATATGGTTCAAAAAACGATATTAAAAACATTATAAATCAATCAGACATCGCCATTCTGACTTCAAAATCAGAAGGTTTGCCTATAGCTTTAATTGAATATGGGCTTTCGAAAAAGCCAGTGGTTTCAACTAAAGTTGGTGAAATACCATTAATAATCAAAGATGGAATTAATGGGTTTATTGTTGATGTAAATGAGGCAGATTTGTTTTATCAAAAACTAGTGAGGTTTATAGATGAAAATGATTTACGCATTCAAATGGGGAATTCGCTGCATCAAACCATTTTAGAAAATAATTCAGAAGAGGGTGTTATTGCTAAGTACTTAAACTGGGTTTTAAGTTTATAA
- a CDS encoding glycosyltransferase family 4 protein: MKFAIITHVIHGKELGNYFGYEPYVREMNLWIKNVSEVLLVAPLHSTPKSPIQEFYQHEKITFVPVANFDISSFKNALHSLMVMPSIVWKMYKTMKNADHIHLRCPGNIGLLGCLVQILFPAKPKTAKYAGNWDLSAKQPLSYRIQKWILSNTFLTKNMQVLVYGEWENSTKNIKPFFTASYFEKDKIEVKPRELKGKISFLFAGTLSNGKQPLYAIKLVEELYKNGNAIQLTLYGEGNERAMLEHYISENKLENVIFLKGNQNQEVIKKAYLENHFVVLPSLSEGWPKVVAEGMFWGCLPIASKVSCVPNMLENGNRGLLLDLKLNQDVQNIQSILNDNNLYQDKVNKAIQWSRQYTMDVFEAEIKLLLKS; the protein is encoded by the coding sequence ATGAAGTTTGCCATAATAACTCATGTCATTCATGGTAAAGAATTGGGAAACTATTTTGGTTATGAACCTTATGTTCGCGAAATGAATTTATGGATAAAGAACGTTTCCGAAGTTTTACTGGTTGCGCCTTTACATTCTACTCCCAAAAGTCCTATACAAGAATTTTATCAGCATGAAAAAATAACATTTGTTCCTGTTGCTAATTTTGACATTTCCAGTTTTAAAAACGCTTTACATTCTTTGATGGTAATGCCTTCAATAGTTTGGAAAATGTACAAAACTATGAAAAATGCCGACCATATTCATTTGCGTTGTCCTGGAAACATAGGTTTGTTAGGTTGTTTGGTTCAAATACTTTTTCCGGCCAAACCTAAAACCGCAAAATATGCGGGCAACTGGGATTTAAGTGCAAAGCAGCCATTGAGTTATCGTATTCAAAAATGGATTTTGAGCAATACGTTTTTAACCAAAAACATGCAGGTTTTAGTCTATGGCGAATGGGAGAACAGCACAAAAAATATAAAGCCTTTTTTCACAGCAAGTTATTTTGAAAAAGATAAAATAGAAGTAAAACCCAGAGAATTAAAAGGGAAAATTTCATTTCTTTTTGCGGGAACACTTTCCAATGGTAAACAACCTTTGTATGCCATCAAATTAGTGGAAGAACTTTATAAGAATGGCAATGCTATTCAATTAACACTATATGGTGAAGGAAATGAAAGAGCGATGCTTGAGCATTACATCTCTGAAAATAAATTGGAAAATGTTATTTTTCTTAAAGGCAACCAAAATCAGGAAGTGATTAAAAAGGCTTATTTAGAAAATCATTTTGTAGTTTTACCATCCTTGAGTGAAGGTTGGCCAAAAGTGGTAGCCGAAGGAATGTTTTGGGGTTGCTTGCCCATAGCTTCAAAAGTTTCCTGTGTTCCCAATATGCTTGAAAATGGGAATAGAGGTTTGTTGCTCGATTTGAAATTAAACCAGGATGTTCAAAATATCCAATCAATTCTAAATGATAATAATTTGTATCAGGATAAAGTGAATAAAGCAATTCAATGGTCGAGACAGTATACTATGGATGTTTTTGAAGCCGAAATTAAACTGCTTTTAAAATCATGA